Proteins encoded together in one Bradyrhizobium sp. PSBB068 window:
- a CDS encoding efflux RND transporter periplasmic adaptor subunit, protein MSGVGRHSLRRQASPGLWRGLAPLGLLAALALGGCEEKAAQSQTAPPAPPVTVAQPVKRTVTDWDEFTGRFEAIEEVQVRARVGGFVNSVEFKDGAIVHAGDLLYIIDPRPFEAVVLQAEGQLADARAKGELAKRDLERGLNLVQTSAVSEQVVDQRRQALQAARAAETQAEGSLKAAQLNVEFSHVLAPITGRVSRHLVTPGNLVQGSEGGATLLTSIVSLDPIYIYFDVDEATYQRNSKLWFEGRRPSSRDTANPVQVTLTGETKPSHEGKMDFIDNRLDVSTATLRSRAVIPNKDLSILPGQFGRVRLIGSSPYEALLIPDTAIATDQSRKIVFVVKDDNTVEARAVTLGPLDDGLRVIREGLKPEDHVIVDGLQRARVGAKVTPKMAQAPTGDKAPADAKPAAGAKP, encoded by the coding sequence GTGAGCGGCGTCGGGCGCCATTCGCTTCGACGCCAAGCATCGCCCGGCCTTTGGCGCGGCCTGGCGCCGCTCGGGCTGCTGGCCGCGCTGGCGCTCGGCGGCTGCGAAGAGAAGGCCGCGCAGTCGCAGACCGCGCCCCCGGCGCCGCCCGTGACCGTCGCGCAGCCGGTCAAGCGCACCGTCACCGACTGGGACGAATTCACCGGCCGCTTCGAGGCGATCGAGGAGGTGCAGGTCCGCGCTCGCGTCGGCGGCTTCGTCAACAGCGTCGAGTTCAAGGACGGTGCGATCGTCCACGCCGGCGATCTGCTCTACATCATCGATCCGCGGCCGTTCGAGGCCGTGGTGCTGCAGGCCGAAGGCCAGCTCGCCGACGCGCGGGCCAAGGGTGAGCTTGCCAAGCGCGATCTCGAGCGCGGGCTCAACCTGGTGCAGACCAGCGCGGTCTCGGAGCAGGTCGTCGACCAGCGCCGTCAGGCATTGCAGGCGGCGCGCGCCGCCGAGACGCAGGCCGAGGGCTCGCTGAAGGCCGCGCAGCTCAACGTCGAGTTCTCCCACGTGCTGGCGCCGATCACCGGCCGCGTCAGCCGGCATCTGGTGACCCCCGGCAACCTCGTGCAGGGCAGCGAGGGCGGCGCGACGCTGCTGACCTCGATCGTGTCGCTTGATCCGATCTACATCTATTTCGACGTCGACGAGGCGACCTATCAGCGCAACAGCAAGCTGTGGTTCGAAGGCCGGCGCCCGAGCTCGCGCGATACGGCGAACCCGGTGCAGGTGACGCTGACCGGCGAGACCAAGCCCTCGCATGAGGGCAAGATGGACTTCATCGACAACCGTCTCGACGTCTCCACTGCAACGCTGCGCAGCCGCGCGGTGATTCCGAACAAGGACCTGTCGATCCTGCCCGGCCAGTTCGGCCGCGTCCGCCTGATCGGCTCCTCGCCCTATGAGGCGCTGCTGATCCCGGATACCGCCATTGCCACCGACCAGTCGCGCAAGATCGTGTTCGTGGTCAAGGACGACAACACGGTGGAGGCACGCGCGGTCACGCTCGGGCCGCTGGATGACGGCCTGCGCGTGATTCGCGAGGGCCTCAAGCCGGAAGATCACGTGATCGTCGACGGACTGCAACGCGCCCGCGTCGGCGCCAAGGTGACGCCGAAAATGGCCCAGGCCCCGACGGGTGACAAAGCTCCCGCAGATGCCAAGCCGGCGGCAGGTGCGAAGCCATGA
- a CDS encoding phage tail protein, which translates to MSQPFLSEIKMMSFSFPPKGWAFCNGQLMPINQNQALFSLLGTTYGGNGQTTFGLPNLQGKVPIHMGSGFTLGQTGGETTHTLTTSEMPQHPHIFQGTTNPADNAVLTNNLMAQSANLYTTPSNLTTLVGSTVGNAGGSQPHENMQPYLTLSFCIALQGIFPSQT; encoded by the coding sequence ATGTCCCAGCCGTTTCTCTCGGAAATCAAGATGATGTCGTTCAGCTTCCCGCCGAAAGGCTGGGCGTTCTGCAACGGTCAGCTGATGCCAATCAACCAGAACCAGGCCTTGTTCTCGCTGCTCGGCACGACCTATGGCGGCAATGGCCAGACCACCTTCGGGCTGCCCAATCTGCAAGGCAAGGTGCCGATCCATATGGGCTCCGGCTTCACGCTGGGCCAGACCGGCGGCGAGACGACGCACACGCTGACGACCTCCGAGATGCCGCAGCACCCCCACATCTTCCAGGGCACGACCAACCCCGCCGACAATGCGGTGCTCACCAACAATCTGATGGCGCAGTCGGCCAATCTCTACACCACGCCCAGCAATCTGACGACGCTGGTCGGGAGCACCGTCGGCAATGCCGGTGGCTCGCAACCTCACGAGAACATGCAGCCCTACCTCACGCTCAGCTTCTGCATCGCATTGCAGGGCATCTTTCCCTCCCAGACCTGA
- a CDS encoding phage tail protein: MSQPYVGEIRMFGGNFAPAGWMLCQGQVVPIDQYDTLYNLIGTTYGGDGQSTFALPNLQGRLPMHQGAGFVMGQTGGVEQVTLITQQLPVHNHPMAASLNNATGNTVTGNVVGSVGATQIYREAPAASAMANQACTFVGGNQPHNNMQPYLCINFIISLFGVYPSQT, from the coding sequence ATGAGCCAGCCCTACGTCGGCGAAATTCGGATGTTCGGCGGCAATTTCGCGCCGGCCGGTTGGATGCTTTGCCAGGGACAGGTCGTGCCGATCGATCAGTACGACACCTTGTACAATTTGATCGGGACCACCTATGGCGGAGACGGCCAGTCGACATTCGCGCTGCCGAACCTGCAGGGCCGCCTTCCGATGCACCAGGGCGCTGGCTTCGTCATGGGGCAGACCGGGGGCGTCGAACAGGTGACGCTGATCACCCAGCAACTGCCCGTCCACAACCACCCGATGGCCGCATCGCTGAACAATGCGACCGGCAACACGGTGACCGGCAATGTCGTGGGCAGTGTGGGCGCGACCCAGATCTATCGCGAGGCCCCGGCCGCCTCTGCGATGGCGAACCAGGCGTGCACGTTCGTCGGCGGCAACCAGCCGCATAACAACATGCAGCCCTACCTTTGCATCAACTTCATTATTTCACTGTTCGGCGTTTATCCGAGCCAAACCTAG
- a CDS encoding phage tail protein: MSDPFLAEIRIFPFNFAPKGWAFCNGQLMPISQNTALFSLLGTTYGGDGRSNFALPNMQGNSPMQQGQSITGSSYILGENGGTPSVTLLQSEMPQHNHPIQGNINPSDLATPSPARSLARANPGQAYTATLSNIAQFAPASSILPNGGSMPHNNLMPYLTLNFCIALQGIFPPRS, encoded by the coding sequence ATGTCTGATCCATTCTTGGCCGAGATCCGCATATTCCCGTTCAATTTTGCGCCCAAGGGATGGGCCTTCTGCAACGGCCAGCTGATGCCGATCTCGCAGAACACCGCGCTGTTCTCCTTGCTCGGCACCACTTACGGCGGCGACGGCAGGAGCAACTTCGCGCTGCCCAACATGCAGGGCAATTCGCCGATGCAGCAGGGGCAGAGCATCACCGGCTCCTCCTACATCCTGGGCGAGAACGGCGGCACCCCCTCCGTGACATTGCTGCAAAGCGAAATGCCTCAGCACAACCATCCGATTCAAGGCAATATCAATCCGTCGGATCTCGCCACGCCCAGCCCGGCGCGATCGCTGGCGCGCGCGAACCCGGGCCAAGCCTACACGGCAACGCTGAGCAACATTGCGCAGTTCGCGCCGGCCAGCTCGATACTTCCGAACGGCGGCAGCATGCCCCACAACAATTTGATGCCCTATCTCACCTTGAACTTCTGCATCGCGTTGCAGGGCATTTTCCCGCCGCGCAGCTGA
- a CDS encoding GNAT family N-acetyltransferase has product MADGLSTDRVSAAFGWTRAADAGLTFRHITEADLPFLARLYASTRTEELAVTPWSAEQKAAFLAMQFQAQHAHYQQHYPTADWLVTMRGGEDVGRLYLDRWPSEHCVIDIALLPEYRGSGLGGALMRDLLDEAAAAGKAMSIHVEKYNPAMRLYRRLGFVTEEDKGVYDLMRWRAPEAPGGQVKTA; this is encoded by the coding sequence ATGGCGGATGGCTTGAGCACAGATAGGGTTTCCGCGGCGTTCGGGTGGACACGCGCGGCGGATGCCGGCTTGACCTTCCGTCATATCACCGAAGCCGACCTGCCGTTCCTCGCGCGGCTCTACGCCTCGACCCGCACCGAGGAACTGGCGGTCACCCCGTGGAGCGCGGAGCAGAAGGCCGCCTTCCTCGCCATGCAATTCCAGGCGCAGCACGCGCATTACCAGCAGCATTATCCGACCGCCGACTGGCTGGTGACGATGCGCGGCGGCGAGGATGTCGGCCGTCTCTATCTCGACCGCTGGCCGAGCGAGCATTGCGTCATCGATATCGCCTTGCTGCCGGAATATCGCGGATCCGGCCTCGGCGGCGCGCTGATGCGCGACCTGCTCGACGAGGCCGCCGCGGCCGGCAAGGCGATGTCGATCCATGTCGAGAAGTACAATCCCGCGATGCGACTCTATCGCCGGCTCGGCTTCGTGACCGAGGAAGACAAGGGCGTCTACGACCTGATGCGCTGGCGCGCACCGGAAGCTCCCGGCGGTCAGGTGAAGACCGCCTGA
- a CDS encoding iron-containing alcohol dehydrogenase, protein MHRGRVVFGAMDEVVFGRPAREAVVEQLDRLGAQRAFLMVSGTLNRDTDEIEKVRAALGSRCVGTFDKMPAHTPRAAVITATEQARDAQADLIVTIGGGSITDGAKAVQLCLANNVTTSDGIDAIRTRGGVSPEMNSPAVRQISVPTTIAGGEFSSIAGVTNEVKRQKEMLRHPLVMPRATILDPDLSVHTPDWLFLSTGIRAVDHCVEGICSREAHPYGDAQALKGLEMLAAGLPRVKANPKDISARMDCQIGTWLSTGPLASGVPMGASHGIGYVLGAEFDVPHGYTSCVMLPAVMRWNKRDNAGRQALVAAAMGRPGEDAGDVLDHFIRDLGMPRSLAEVRVGPEHFDRIAAGAMRTPWVPRNPRKIDGPSQVREILLMAA, encoded by the coding sequence GTGCATCGAGGCCGTGTCGTATTCGGCGCCATGGACGAGGTCGTGTTCGGGCGGCCCGCCCGTGAGGCCGTCGTCGAGCAACTGGACCGGCTGGGCGCGCAGCGCGCGTTCCTGATGGTGTCGGGCACGCTGAACCGCGACACCGACGAGATCGAGAAAGTCCGCGCGGCGCTCGGGTCCCGCTGCGTCGGGACCTTCGACAAGATGCCGGCGCATACGCCGCGCGCCGCGGTCATCACGGCGACGGAACAGGCGCGCGATGCGCAGGCCGATCTGATCGTCACCATCGGCGGCGGCTCGATCACCGATGGCGCCAAGGCGGTGCAGCTCTGCCTCGCCAACAATGTCACCACATCCGACGGCATCGATGCGATTCGCACCCGTGGTGGCGTCTCGCCCGAGATGAATTCGCCGGCCGTGCGCCAGATCAGCGTGCCGACCACGATCGCCGGCGGCGAGTTCTCGTCGATCGCGGGCGTCACCAACGAGGTCAAGCGGCAGAAGGAGATGCTGCGCCATCCGCTGGTGATGCCGCGCGCCACGATCCTCGATCCGGACCTGTCGGTGCACACGCCGGACTGGCTGTTTCTGTCGACCGGCATCCGCGCGGTCGACCATTGCGTCGAGGGCATCTGCTCGCGCGAGGCGCATCCTTACGGCGATGCGCAGGCGCTGAAGGGACTTGAGATGCTGGCGGCCGGCCTGCCGCGGGTGAAGGCCAACCCGAAGGACATCTCGGCGCGGATGGATTGCCAGATCGGCACCTGGCTCTCGACCGGCCCGCTCGCCTCCGGCGTTCCGATGGGCGCGAGCCATGGCATCGGCTATGTGCTCGGCGCCGAGTTCGACGTGCCGCATGGCTACACCTCCTGCGTGATGCTGCCGGCGGTGATGCGCTGGAACAAGCGCGACAATGCCGGCCGGCAGGCGCTGGTCGCCGCCGCGATGGGGCGTCCGGGCGAGGACGCAGGCGACGTGCTCGACCACTTCATCCGCGATCTCGGCATGCCGCGCAGCCTGGCCGAGGTCCGTGTCGGCCCTGAACATTTCGACCGCATCGCGGCGGGTGCGATGCGCACGCCCTGGGTGCCACGCAACCCGCGCAAGATCGACGGTCCATCGCAGGTTCGCGAGATTTTGCTGATGGCTGCCTAG
- a CDS encoding AMP-binding protein, with product MYTGKHAYLRPLQPAFIMAGTGEIVTYRELEARNNRLAHLFRNRGMKRLDHYSIFMENNNRYLEACGAGERAGLYYTCVNSYLTAGELAYILTNSQSRILITSKLKLDIAREALKECPQVELCIVVDGDSESDRIVGLREATAGLPATPIADEYAGTAMLYSSGTTGRPKGIVRPLPEQPPSQNLPLFDFLTKLWHYREGMVYLSPAPLYHSAPQAAVNLTIRMGGTVVIMESFDPERYLALVEKWGITHSQLVPTMFSRLLKLPEQVRTRYDLSTLEIAIHAAAPCPALVKDDMIKWWGPIIHEYYGATEGLGFTACNSEEWLAHRGTVGRVLLGDLHILDENMQPCPKGTPGTVWFKTATPFEYFNDPAKTSEARSADGSMSTVGDVGYVDDDNFLYLTDRATFMIISGGVNIYPQECENLLITHPKVADAAVFGVPNVDLGEEVKAVVQPAEGIAPGPELAEELIAFCSQSLSRQKVPRSVDFEAELPRLPTGKLYKRLLRDRYWGNKTSRIV from the coding sequence ATGTATACCGGCAAGCATGCTTACCTGCGTCCGCTGCAACCCGCCTTCATCATGGCCGGGACCGGCGAGATCGTCACCTATCGCGAGTTGGAGGCGCGCAACAACCGCCTCGCCCATCTGTTCCGCAACCGCGGCATGAAGCGGCTCGACCATTATTCGATCTTCATGGAAAACAACAACCGCTACCTCGAGGCCTGCGGCGCCGGCGAGCGCGCGGGCCTCTATTACACCTGCGTCAATTCCTACCTCACCGCGGGCGAGCTCGCCTACATCCTGACCAACAGCCAGTCGCGAATCCTGATCACCTCGAAGCTCAAGCTCGACATCGCACGCGAGGCACTCAAGGAGTGCCCGCAGGTCGAGCTCTGCATCGTGGTCGACGGCGACAGCGAGAGCGATCGCATCGTCGGACTGCGAGAAGCCACCGCAGGACTGCCGGCAACGCCGATCGCGGACGAATATGCCGGCACCGCGATGCTCTATTCCTCAGGCACCACCGGCCGGCCCAAGGGCATCGTGCGGCCGCTGCCGGAGCAGCCGCCGTCGCAAAACCTGCCGCTGTTCGATTTCCTGACCAAGCTCTGGCACTACCGCGAGGGCATGGTCTATCTGTCACCAGCGCCGCTCTATCACTCGGCGCCGCAGGCCGCGGTCAATCTGACCATCCGGATGGGCGGCACCGTCGTCATCATGGAGAGCTTCGATCCCGAACGCTATCTCGCGCTGGTCGAGAAGTGGGGCATCACCCACAGCCAGCTGGTGCCGACCATGTTCTCGCGCCTGCTGAAGCTGCCCGAGCAGGTGCGCACCCGCTACGACCTGTCGACGCTCGAGATCGCGATCCATGCCGCTGCGCCCTGCCCGGCGCTGGTCAAGGACGACATGATCAAGTGGTGGGGGCCGATCATCCACGAATATTACGGCGCGACCGAAGGCCTCGGCTTCACCGCCTGCAACAGCGAGGAATGGCTCGCACATCGCGGCACCGTCGGCAGGGTCCTGCTCGGCGACCTGCATATCCTCGACGAGAACATGCAGCCCTGTCCGAAGGGCACGCCGGGCACGGTGTGGTTCAAGACCGCGACGCCGTTCGAGTATTTCAACGATCCGGCCAAGACCAGCGAGGCGCGCTCGGCCGACGGCAGCATGAGCACGGTCGGCGACGTCGGCTATGTCGACGACGACAACTTCCTCTACCTCACCGATCGCGCCACCTTCATGATCATCTCCGGCGGCGTGAACATCTATCCGCAGGAATGCGAGAACCTGCTGATCACCCATCCCAAGGTCGCCGACGCCGCGGTGTTCGGCGTGCCCAATGTCGATCTCGGCGAGGAGGTGAAGGCGGTGGTGCAACCGGCCGAGGGCATCGCGCCGGGGCCGGAGCTCGCCGAGGAGCTGATCGCGTTCTGCAGCCAGTCCTTGTCGCGCCAGAAGGTGCCACGCTCGGTGGATTTCGAAGCCGAGCTGCCGCGGCTGCCGACCGGAAAGCTCTACAAGCGCCTGCTGCGCGACCGCTACTGGGGCAACAAGACCTCGCGGATCGTGTGA
- a CDS encoding DUF2270 domain-containing protein, whose amino-acid sequence MLRDCKPASPEAAMPSPQPREPEPVQAGRLEFTAAEIGALAHLYRGEVYRSTVWRTRLDSSTNWAVVTTGIALSATYSNAEASPLPMVLVGLLVTVFLLFEARRYRYFNVWRARARLLETDFYAPMIRGEDPSPNAAWTELLANDYRRPSYHISFARAVGRRLRRTYGWIFAIQAIAYYGKLAIHPLPLVAVTDIWDRASIGPLPGAIVVLAGVAFHSSWALFAFVTQRIEVAERRTRHNLIAMG is encoded by the coding sequence ATGCTCCGGGATTGCAAGCCAGCTTCGCCGGAGGCCGCCATGCCGTCGCCCCAGCCGCGCGAGCCGGAGCCGGTGCAGGCCGGCAGGCTCGAATTCACTGCCGCCGAGATTGGCGCGCTCGCCCACCTCTATCGCGGCGAGGTCTACCGCAGCACAGTCTGGCGCACCCGCCTCGACAGCTCGACCAACTGGGCTGTTGTCACCACCGGGATCGCGCTGTCCGCGACCTACAGCAATGCGGAGGCATCGCCTCTGCCGATGGTGCTGGTCGGCCTGCTGGTGACGGTCTTCCTGCTGTTCGAGGCGCGACGCTACCGCTACTTCAATGTCTGGCGTGCCCGTGCCCGGCTGCTCGAAACCGATTTCTACGCGCCGATGATCCGCGGCGAAGACCCATCGCCGAATGCGGCCTGGACCGAGCTGCTGGCCAACGACTATCGCCGCCCCAGCTACCACATCAGCTTTGCCCGCGCGGTCGGCCGGCGGCTGCGCCGTACCTACGGCTGGATTTTCGCGATCCAGGCCATCGCCTATTACGGCAAGCTGGCGATCCATCCGCTGCCGTTGGTGGCGGTGACCGACATCTGGGACCGCGCCTCGATCGGGCCGCTTCCGGGAGCCATCGTGGTCCTTGCCGGCGTCGCCTTTCATTCGAGCTGGGCGCTGTTCGCCTTCGTCACGCAGCGCATTGAGGTCGCCGAACGACGCACACGGCACAATCTGATCGCAATGGGTTGA
- a CDS encoding TauD/TfdA family dioxygenase, translated as MDVIPLREGFGAELRGVTLSDVAASDAAYAAVRAAFEEHSVLVFRDQEVSDDVQLAFSRRFGPPETTKVGSMGTGSHFVILSTFGPDGKVVPSDHRQQLRAKANQLWHTDSSFKRVPALTSILSARIIPEHGGETEFVSMRLAFERLDKDVARRLENSFAWHSYAHSRSKVAAGLATTEEVDALPPVCWRMVWRNPVNGRGALYLASHAYGVEGMDADAGKALIEQLTEAATAPGVSYLHQWKQGDVVMWDNRATMHRGRPWPAHEGRLMIRTTISATDADGVANMQLPSPQATE; from the coding sequence ATGGACGTGATCCCACTGCGCGAGGGGTTTGGCGCCGAGCTGCGCGGCGTGACGCTGTCAGACGTTGCCGCCAGCGATGCGGCCTACGCGGCGGTGCGCGCAGCGTTCGAGGAACATTCGGTGCTGGTGTTTCGCGACCAGGAGGTCAGCGACGACGTCCAGCTCGCCTTCTCGCGCCGCTTCGGTCCGCCCGAGACGACCAAAGTCGGCTCGATGGGCACCGGCTCGCATTTCGTGATCCTCTCGACCTTCGGGCCCGACGGAAAGGTGGTGCCGTCGGATCACCGACAGCAGCTGCGCGCCAAGGCCAACCAGCTCTGGCACACCGATTCCTCCTTCAAGCGCGTGCCGGCGCTGACCTCGATCCTGTCCGCGCGGATCATCCCAGAACATGGCGGCGAGACCGAATTCGTCTCGATGCGGCTCGCCTTCGAGCGGCTCGACAAGGACGTGGCGAGGCGGCTGGAGAACTCGTTCGCCTGGCATTCCTACGCGCATTCGCGCAGCAAGGTGGCCGCCGGGCTCGCGACGACGGAGGAGGTCGACGCGCTGCCGCCGGTGTGCTGGCGCATGGTCTGGCGCAATCCGGTCAACGGCCGCGGCGCGCTGTATCTCGCCTCCCATGCTTACGGCGTCGAGGGCATGGATGCCGATGCCGGCAAGGCGCTGATCGAGCAATTGACCGAAGCGGCGACCGCGCCCGGCGTCAGCTATCTGCATCAATGGAAACAGGGCGACGTCGTGATGTGGGACAACCGCGCCACCATGCACCGCGGCCGCCCCTGGCCGGCGCATGAGGGCCGCCTGATGATCCGCACCACCATCTCGGCGACCGACGCCGATGGTGTCGCCAACATGCAACTCCCCTCGCCGCAGGCGACGGAGTGA
- a CDS encoding ABC transporter substrate-binding protein, with protein MRSVQALAVAVLSVLTVGDVSRATEPKSGGIFRIYHRDSPGSASIHEGATYSVNIPFMPIFNNLVIFDQHVAQNSTSTIRPELAESWAWSGDNKTLTFKLRKDVKWHDGKPFTSADVKCTFDMLMGKSPQKFRQNPRKSWYDQVDEVTTNGDDEASFKLKRPQPALLSLLASGYSPVYPCHVSPAEMRTKPVGTGPFKFVEFKANESIKLTKNPDYFKKGLPHLDGIEFTIIPNRSTAILGFVSGKFDMTFPTEVSIPLLKDVKSQDPKAVCVVEPNNVSTNIIINSTAPPFDNLDIRRALALALDRKAFIQIMFEGQGDIGGTMEPAPAGLWAMPKEMLESIPGYGPDVEKNREEARKLMQKAGYGPDKHLQIKVSTRNIAVYRDPAIILIDQIKSIYIDAELDVVDTAQWFPKIARKDYSLGLNLTGNAVDEPDQSFYENYACGSERNYTNYCNKDIEKLFDQQSEETNVDKRKKLVWEIDRKLQEDVARPIIFHARTGTCWKPYVRNVTIMSNSSYNGYRYEDVWLDK; from the coding sequence ATGCGGAGCGTGCAAGCGCTGGCCGTCGCGGTGTTATCTGTGCTGACCGTCGGCGACGTTTCACGCGCAACCGAGCCGAAATCCGGCGGCATCTTCAGGATCTATCACCGCGATAGTCCCGGCAGTGCCTCGATCCACGAGGGCGCGACCTATTCGGTGAACATTCCGTTCATGCCGATCTTCAACAATCTCGTGATCTTCGATCAGCATGTCGCGCAGAACAGCACCAGCACGATCCGGCCGGAGCTTGCCGAAAGCTGGGCCTGGAGCGGCGACAACAAGACGCTGACCTTCAAGCTGCGCAAGGACGTGAAGTGGCATGACGGCAAGCCGTTCACGTCGGCCGACGTGAAATGCACCTTCGACATGCTGATGGGCAAATCGCCGCAGAAGTTCCGGCAGAACCCGCGCAAATCCTGGTACGATCAGGTCGACGAGGTCACGACCAACGGCGATGATGAAGCGTCGTTCAAGCTGAAGCGGCCGCAGCCGGCGCTGCTGTCGCTGCTCGCCTCGGGCTATTCGCCGGTGTATCCCTGCCACGTCTCGCCGGCGGAGATGCGCACCAAGCCCGTCGGCACCGGGCCGTTCAAATTCGTCGAGTTCAAGGCCAACGAATCGATCAAGCTCACCAAGAACCCGGATTACTTCAAGAAGGGCCTGCCCCATCTCGACGGTATCGAATTCACCATCATCCCGAACCGCTCGACCGCGATCCTCGGCTTCGTCTCCGGCAAGTTCGACATGACGTTCCCGACCGAGGTCTCGATCCCCCTGCTCAAGGACGTCAAGTCGCAGGACCCAAAAGCGGTCTGCGTGGTGGAACCGAACAACGTCTCCACCAACATCATCATCAATTCAACCGCCCCGCCGTTCGACAATCTCGACATCCGCCGTGCTTTAGCGCTGGCGCTCGATCGCAAGGCGTTCATCCAGATCATGTTCGAGGGCCAGGGCGACATCGGCGGCACCATGGAGCCGGCGCCCGCCGGCCTGTGGGCGATGCCGAAGGAGATGCTCGAATCGATTCCAGGGTATGGGCCCGACGTCGAGAAGAACCGCGAGGAAGCCCGCAAACTGATGCAGAAGGCGGGCTATGGTCCGGACAAGCATCTGCAGATCAAGGTGTCGACCCGCAACATCGCGGTCTATCGCGACCCCGCGATCATCCTGATCGACCAGATCAAGAGCATCTATATCGACGCCGAGCTCGACGTGGTCGACACCGCGCAATGGTTCCCGAAGATCGCGCGCAAGGACTATTCGCTCGGCCTCAACCTCACCGGCAACGCCGTCGACGAGCCCGACCAGTCGTTCTACGAGAACTATGCCTGCGGCTCGGAGCGGAATTACACCAACTATTGCAACAAGGACATCGAGAAGCTGTTCGACCAGCAGTCGGAAGAGACAAACGTCGACAAGCGCAAGAAGCTGGTCTGGGAGATCGACAGGAAGCTGCAGGAAGACGTCGCGCGGCCGATCATCTTCCATGCTCGCACCGGCACCTGCTGGAAGCCCTACGTGAGGAATGTCACGATCATGTCCAACAGCTCCTATAACGGCTACCGTTACGAAGACGTCTGGCTGGACAAATAA
- a CDS encoding ABC transporter permease: protein MFAYIVRRLFLMLVTLFGISVIIFVLLRVVPGNIVDILFDAAGFVDPADKANLERELGLSQPIVIQYLHWIGGLLHGDLGYSYVSEKPALEEILPRIPITARLAGLALLFSASIGIPLGVISAVHQGSKLDYALRVVSLSGLSLPSFWLGLLILMASVSLFGTMPIFNPNPKTWLEAFSIYAVPAMAVGFRSAALTMRITRSSMLEILRQDYIRTARAKGASEASVNYHHALKNAVLPVITVIGIEAAFLIGGLIVTETVFNIPGIARFLVEALRWRDYPIVQNLVMFIAVVVVVVNFIVDMIYAAVDPRIRFGD, encoded by the coding sequence GTGTTTGCCTATATCGTGCGGCGGCTGTTCCTGATGCTGGTGACCCTGTTCGGGATCTCGGTCATCATCTTCGTGCTGCTGCGCGTCGTTCCCGGCAACATCGTCGATATCCTGTTCGATGCTGCCGGCTTCGTCGATCCCGCCGACAAGGCCAATCTGGAGCGCGAGCTCGGGCTCAGCCAGCCGATCGTGATCCAGTATCTGCACTGGATCGGCGGCCTGCTGCACGGCGATCTCGGCTATTCCTATGTCTCGGAGAAGCCGGCGCTGGAGGAGATCCTGCCGCGGATTCCGATCACCGCGCGGCTCGCGGGCCTGGCGCTGCTGTTCTCCGCCTCGATCGGCATTCCGCTCGGGGTGATCAGCGCGGTGCACCAGGGCTCCAAGCTCGACTACGCGCTGCGCGTCGTCAGCCTCAGCGGCCTGTCGCTGCCGTCGTTCTGGCTCGGGCTGTTGATCCTGATGGCCTCGGTCTCGCTGTTCGGCACCATGCCGATCTTCAATCCGAACCCGAAGACCTGGCTCGAGGCGTTCAGCATCTATGCGGTGCCGGCGATGGCGGTCGGCTTCCGCAGCGCGGCGCTGACCATGCGCATCACCCGCTCCTCGATGCTGGAGATCCTGCGCCAGGACTATATCCGCACCGCGCGCGCCAAGGGCGCCTCCGAGGCTTCCGTCAACTATCACCACGCGCTGAAGAACGCCGTGCTGCCGGTCATCACCGTGATCGGCATCGAGGCCGCGTTCCTGATCGGCGGGCTGATCGTAACCGAGACCGTGTTCAACATCCCCGGCATCGCTCGCTTCCTGGTCGAGGCGCTGCGCTGGCGCGACTATCCGATCGTGCAGAACCTCGTGATGTTCATCGCCGTCGTCGTGGTGGTCGTGAACTTCATCGTCGACATGATCTATGCGGCGGTCGACCCGCGTATCCGGTTCGGAGACTGA